The genomic DNA GCAGCTGAAGGAATTGGATGTGTCGATGCCCGCGGCGGCGAAGGCGGAGAAGTAGGTAGGAGAAGACAGAATTCAGAATTCAGAATAGGTGAGGGCAGTCGTAGCTCAGGGCTTTAGCCCTGACGTTAGGAGGGGGTGAGGCGGTATTCCAGCTCTTGACTGCTGATTCTGAAGTCTAGATTGGTAGATTTGGCTGATATTATGAAAGAAAAGATTTTAGTTTTAGGGGTGGGGAATTTAATACTCAGTGACGAGGGGGCCTGTGTGCACCTGGCGCGCCGGCTTCAAGCAAGAGGCTTGCCCGCTTGCGTCGAGGTGCAGGACGGCGGCACGCAAGGGCTCGAACTCTTGGGATATATGGACGACGTCGCCAAACTCATCATCGTCGACTGCGTTAAAGCGGGTGAAGAGCCCGGCAGCATCTACCGCTTCGAGCCCGACGCCATCGACGTCATCCCCAAAAAATACAAGATATCCTTCCACGACCTCGGCATCTACGACTTCATCCGCATTGCCCAAGCTATGGAGGTCCTCCCGCCAACGGTTATCTTCGGCATCGAACCCGAGACCTT from Actinomycetota bacterium includes the following:
- a CDS encoding HyaD/HybD family hydrogenase maturation endopeptidase; this translates as MKEKILVLGVGNLILSDEGACVHLARRLQARGLPACVEVQDGGTQGLELLGYMDDVAKLIIVDCVKAGEEPGSIYRFEPDAIDVIPKKYKISFHDLGIYDFIRIAQAMEVLPPTVIFGIEPETFAWGESLSASVEAKMDKLEEFVLGEIEVGVRAVGAGGVVG